Proteins encoded together in one Kitasatospora albolonga window:
- a CDS encoding GntR family transcriptional regulator — MVTNRRADGTRPAAATDAPHADVDSGEAGTGPGPLSSVLRPVRAGNGFEETLQQVLQLLRLGLVPPGDRLPAERELAQHLGVSRVTLREVLKVLQDQGMVESRRGRYGGTFVLPRTTAADGSDELRRRVAAVDVEDTLRFREVLETGAAGLCADGLTADGAGRLRAALEATQGARLEDYRRQDTLLHLTLAELSGSRSLADGYASVRATLNELLDGIPLLVRNLEHSQQQHAAVVEAVLDRDAEAAREMMREHCAGTAALLRGFLA, encoded by the coding sequence ATGGTCACCAACAGGAGAGCCGACGGCACCCGTCCGGCCGCAGCGACGGACGCCCCCCACGCCGACGTCGACAGCGGGGAGGCGGGCACCGGACCCGGCCCGCTCTCCTCCGTCCTGCGCCCCGTCCGCGCGGGCAACGGCTTCGAGGAGACCCTTCAGCAGGTCCTCCAGCTGCTCCGCCTCGGCCTCGTCCCGCCCGGCGACCGGCTCCCCGCCGAGCGCGAGCTCGCCCAGCATCTGGGCGTCAGCCGGGTGACCCTCCGCGAGGTCCTCAAGGTCCTCCAGGACCAGGGCATGGTCGAGAGCCGCCGGGGCCGCTACGGCGGAACGTTCGTCCTGCCGCGCACCACCGCCGCCGACGGCAGCGACGAGCTCCGCCGCCGGGTGGCCGCCGTCGACGTGGAGGACACCCTGCGCTTCCGCGAGGTGCTGGAGACCGGGGCCGCCGGGCTCTGCGCCGACGGGCTCACGGCGGACGGGGCCGGCCGGCTGCGGGCGGCGCTGGAGGCCACCCAGGGCGCCCGGCTGGAGGACTACCGCCGCCAGGACACCCTGCTCCACCTCACCCTCGCCGAACTCTCCGGCTCCCGCTCGCTCGCCGACGGGTACGCCTCCGTACGCGCCACCCTCAACGAACTCCTCGACGGCATCCCCCTGTTGGTACGGAACCTGGAGCACTCCCAGCAGCAGCACGCGGCCGTGGTGGAGGCGGTGCTCGACCGGGACGCGGAGGCGGCGCGCGAGATGATGCGCGAACACTGCGCCGGTACGGCGGCGCTGCTGCGCGGCTTCCTGGCCTGA
- a CDS encoding transcriptional regulator: protein MDTETAGDGRETPARRRGQGELEAQVLSVLGEATEPVTAAWVLQRLGSGLSYSTVITILTRLHAKQAVTRTGPKRPVLWQPVANEAGLAALRMRRLLDKQSDRDAVLSSFVSVLSADDEELLRSLLAESGPGAPAAPADRPEG from the coding sequence GTGGACACCGAAACAGCCGGTGACGGACGGGAGACACCTGCCCGCAGACGGGGCCAGGGCGAGCTGGAGGCCCAGGTGCTGTCGGTGCTGGGCGAGGCGACCGAACCGGTCACCGCCGCCTGGGTCCTCCAACGCCTCGGCAGCGGGCTCTCGTACAGCACCGTCATCACCATCCTGACCCGGCTGCACGCCAAACAGGCCGTCACCCGCACCGGGCCCAAGCGCCCCGTCCTCTGGCAGCCCGTGGCGAACGAGGCCGGTCTCGCCGCGCTCCGCATGCGCCGCCTCCTCGACAAGCAGAGCGACCGGGACGCGGTGCTCTCCAGCTTCGTCTCCGTCCTGTCGGCGGACGACGAGGAGCTGCTGCGCTCCCTGCTCGCGGAGAGCGGCCCCGGCGCCCCCGCCGCTCCGGCGGACCGGCCGGAGGGCTGA
- a CDS encoding ethanolamine permease: MAQGTETPAGPPDSASPGASGTAAYLHRRTLRRGSAGWLLLTGLGVAYVVSGDFSGWNIGLSKGGFGGLAVAMLLMGVMYACLVFALAELSAILPTAGGGYGFARRALGTWGGFLTGTAILIEYILAPAAISLFIGDYVESLGLFGLTSSWPVYLACFALFISIHLWGVGEALRFSLVVTAIAVAALLIFAIGAFTEFDAGRLNDIPADPAAFGSSSWLPYGLLGIWAAFPFGMWFFLGVEGVPLAAEEAKDPVRSMPKALAISLAVLVFLALITFVSATGAQGANAIKEAGNPLVVALQGDGEPTVLSRFVNYAGLAGLVASFFSLIFAGSRQLFALSRAGYLPRFLSLTNRRKSPYLGLLIPGVIGFTLAAWSGNGGRMLNVAVFGATISYALMALSHIVLRRREPELPRPYRTPGGARTSSVAFVLACSALVATFLVDRDAAFIALGVYAVALAYFAFYSRHRLVAGAPEEEFAALAAAEAELRRD, encoded by the coding sequence ATGGCTCAGGGAACCGAAACACCGGCCGGACCCCCCGATTCCGCGAGCCCGGGAGCCTCCGGCACCGCCGCCTATCTGCACCGCCGGACCCTGCGCCGGGGCAGCGCCGGCTGGCTGCTGCTGACCGGCCTCGGCGTCGCCTATGTCGTCTCCGGTGACTTCTCCGGCTGGAACATCGGCCTCTCCAAGGGCGGCTTCGGCGGGCTCGCCGTGGCCATGCTCCTGATGGGCGTCATGTACGCCTGCCTCGTCTTCGCCCTGGCCGAACTCTCCGCCATCCTTCCCACGGCGGGCGGGGGTTACGGCTTCGCCCGGCGCGCGCTCGGCACCTGGGGCGGTTTCCTCACCGGCACGGCCATCCTCATCGAGTACATCCTCGCCCCCGCCGCGATCTCCCTCTTCATCGGCGACTACGTCGAATCGCTCGGCCTGTTCGGGCTGACGTCCAGCTGGCCGGTCTACCTCGCCTGCTTCGCGCTCTTCATCTCCATCCACCTCTGGGGCGTCGGCGAGGCGCTCCGCTTCAGCCTGGTCGTCACCGCCATCGCGGTGGCCGCGCTGCTCATCTTCGCGATCGGCGCGTTCACCGAGTTCGACGCGGGCCGCCTCAACGACATCCCGGCCGACCCCGCCGCCTTCGGCTCCAGCTCCTGGCTGCCGTACGGACTCCTCGGCATCTGGGCCGCGTTCCCGTTCGGCATGTGGTTCTTCCTCGGGGTGGAGGGCGTACCGCTCGCCGCCGAGGAGGCCAAGGACCCGGTCCGCTCGATGCCGAAGGCCCTGGCCATCTCGCTCGCCGTGCTGGTCTTCCTGGCCCTCATCACCTTCGTCTCCGCCACCGGGGCCCAGGGCGCCAACGCCATCAAGGAGGCCGGGAACCCGCTCGTGGTCGCCCTCCAGGGCGACGGAGAGCCCACCGTCCTGAGCCGGTTCGTCAACTACGCGGGCCTCGCGGGGCTGGTGGCCTCCTTCTTCTCCCTCATCTTCGCCGGTTCCCGCCAGCTCTTCGCCCTCTCCCGGGCCGGCTATCTGCCGCGCTTCCTCTCCCTCACCAACCGCCGCAAATCCCCCTACCTCGGCCTGCTCATCCCCGGGGTCATCGGCTTCACCCTGGCCGCCTGGAGCGGCAACGGCGGCCGGATGCTGAACGTCGCCGTCTTCGGCGCCACCATCAGCTACGCCCTGATGGCCCTCTCCCACATCGTGCTGCGCCGCCGCGAGCCGGAGCTGCCCCGCCCCTACCGCACCCCCGGCGGCGCGCGCACCTCGTCGGTCGCCTTCGTTCTGGCATGCTCGGCACTGGTGGCGACCTTCCTGGTGGACCGGGACGCGGCGTTCATCGCGCTCGGTGTGTACGCGGTGGCGCTGGCCTACTTCGCCTTCTACAGCCGCCACCGGCTGGTCGCGGGGGCCCCGGAGGAGGAGTTCGCCGCACTGGCGGCGGCCGAGGCCGAACTCCGGCGCGACTGA
- a CDS encoding SAM-dependent methyltransferase, protein MKDPSFRRSLALFRAFIREREDPAVAYTLLARDAADQVERYLPLEGKVVVDIGGGNGYFTQEFRRRGAQSYLFEPDRGELGDPRPQGPRNTVVADGYLLPLADGAADVAFSSNVLEHVADPHTFLSEMARVTRPGGLIYVSFTNWYSPWGGHEWAPWHYAGAERARARYERRTGHPAKHRLGENLFRIGVGQTLRHVRGRTDVDVVSARSRYWPVLPELVTRVPGLREFATWNLLLILRRCS, encoded by the coding sequence GTGAAAGACCCGTCCTTCCGCCGTTCCCTCGCCCTGTTCCGCGCCTTCATCCGCGAGCGGGAGGACCCGGCCGTCGCGTACACCCTGCTGGCCAGGGACGCGGCGGACCAGGTCGAGCGGTATCTGCCGCTGGAGGGCAAGGTCGTCGTCGACATCGGCGGCGGCAACGGCTACTTCACCCAGGAGTTCCGGCGGCGCGGCGCGCAGAGCTATCTCTTCGAGCCGGACCGCGGCGAGCTGGGTGACCCGCGGCCGCAGGGACCGCGGAACACCGTCGTGGCCGACGGCTACCTGCTGCCGCTGGCGGACGGGGCGGCCGATGTCGCCTTCTCCTCCAACGTGCTGGAGCACGTCGCCGACCCGCACACCTTTCTCAGCGAGATGGCGCGCGTCACCCGCCCCGGCGGGCTGATCTACGTCTCGTTCACCAACTGGTACTCGCCGTGGGGCGGCCACGAGTGGGCCCCCTGGCACTACGCCGGAGCCGAGCGCGCCCGCGCCCGCTACGAGCGGCGCACGGGCCACCCGGCCAAGCACCGCCTCGGCGAGAACCTCTTCAGGATCGGCGTCGGCCAGACGCTGCGCCACGTCCGGGGCCGCACCGATGTGGACGTGGTGTCCGCCCGGTCGCGGTACTGGCCGGTCCTGCCAGAACTTGTTACCCGGGTGCCCGGACTGCGGGAATTCGCCACCTGGAACCTCCTTCTCATTCTCCGGCGGTGTTCATGA
- a CDS encoding glycosyl transferase: MPQHVPSPLLDAAAPQGQGQVSPRVSASPRRIVFLAHRDLGNPAAGGSELLVDQLALGLTERGHDVTLLCGGQAARRPYRVVSAGSTLGHYLGARSAFARQVGSCDLLVEVCNGMPYLAPLWHRGPTVCLVNHVHTDLWEMRFPAPVARAGRQLEHWALSRAYRDHLMIAVSPSTAGALRELGVPDERIRLVNNGVQEPRPQSERSATPLFLALGRLVDYKRIDLLLQLWERVRPVTGGRLVIVGDGPEREKLERLAGPGVEFAGHVSEEEKHRLLCASWMLLHPAAVEGWGLVVTEAGTRSTPTLGFDVPGLRDSVEDGVTGILARGESSFAAAWCALALDEERREAMGKAARERAAAYRWSSSVDQFEAVAAEATSGTRSRPAGAGS; this comes from the coding sequence ATGCCCCAGCACGTTCCTTCCCCGCTGCTCGACGCAGCCGCGCCACAGGGTCAGGGCCAGGTCTCCCCCAGGGTTTCCGCCTCCCCTAGACGCATCGTCTTCCTCGCCCACCGCGATCTGGGCAACCCCGCCGCAGGCGGTTCCGAGCTGCTCGTCGACCAGCTCGCCCTCGGCCTCACCGAACGGGGCCACGACGTCACCCTCCTCTGCGGCGGACAGGCCGCCCGCAGGCCCTACCGGGTCGTCTCCGCGGGCTCCACGCTGGGGCACTACCTCGGCGCGCGCTCCGCGTTCGCCCGGCAGGTCGGCAGCTGCGACCTGCTGGTGGAGGTCTGCAACGGCATGCCGTACCTGGCGCCCCTGTGGCACCGGGGTCCGACGGTGTGCCTGGTCAACCACGTCCACACCGATCTGTGGGAGATGCGTTTCCCGGCGCCGGTGGCCCGCGCCGGGCGGCAGCTCGAACACTGGGCCCTGTCCCGGGCCTACCGGGACCATCTGATGATCGCCGTCTCGCCGTCCACCGCGGGCGCCCTGCGTGAGCTGGGCGTTCCGGACGAGCGCATACGGCTGGTGAACAACGGTGTCCAGGAGCCGCGCCCGCAGAGCGAACGGTCGGCGACCCCGCTGTTCCTGGCGCTCGGCAGGCTGGTCGACTACAAGCGCATCGATCTGCTGCTCCAGCTCTGGGAGCGGGTGCGGCCGGTCACCGGCGGCCGGCTCGTGATCGTCGGTGACGGTCCCGAGCGCGAGAAGCTGGAGCGGCTCGCCGGTCCCGGCGTGGAGTTCGCCGGGCATGTGTCCGAGGAGGAGAAGCACCGGCTTCTGTGCGCCTCCTGGATGCTGCTGCACCCGGCGGCCGTCGAGGGGTGGGGGCTGGTCGTCACGGAGGCAGGCACCCGTTCGACGCCGACCCTCGGCTTCGACGTCCCCGGGCTGCGCGACTCCGTCGAGGACGGGGTCACGGGCATCCTCGCCCGGGGCGAGTCGTCCTTCGCCGCGGCCTGGTGCGCGCTGGCGCTGGACGAGGAGCGCCGCGAGGCGATGGGCAAGGCGGCGCGCGAGCGTGCGGCGGCCTACCGGTGGAGCAGCAGTGTGGACCAGTTCGAGGCCGTGGCCGCCGAGGCGACCAGCGGCACCCGGTCCCGGCCTGCGGGTGCCGGCTCGTGA
- a CDS encoding 3-oxoacyl-ACP reductase codes for MTDTSPVCRRLVGRTAVVTGAGSGIGLATVRRLAAEGAHVVCADVDEVSGKAAAEEAGGLFVRTDVTDAEQVDALFKAAFDTYGSVDIAFNNAGISPPDDDSILETGLDAWRRVQEVNLTSVYLCCKAAIPYMRAQGRGSIINTASFVARMGAATSQISYTASKGGVLAMSRELGVQFARDGIRVNALCPGPVNTPLLQELFAKDPERAARRLVHIPVGRFAEPTEIAAAVAFLASDDSSFVNATDFLVDGGIAGAYVTPV; via the coding sequence ATGACCGACACTTCCCCTGTCTGCCGCCGCCTGGTCGGCCGCACCGCCGTCGTCACCGGAGCCGGCAGCGGCATCGGCCTGGCCACCGTGCGGCGGCTGGCCGCCGAGGGCGCCCATGTCGTCTGCGCCGATGTGGACGAGGTGAGCGGCAAGGCCGCCGCCGAGGAGGCGGGCGGGCTCTTCGTCCGTACCGACGTCACCGACGCCGAGCAGGTCGACGCCCTCTTCAAGGCGGCGTTCGACACCTACGGTTCGGTGGACATCGCGTTCAACAACGCGGGGATCTCGCCGCCCGACGACGACTCGATCCTGGAGACCGGTCTCGACGCCTGGCGGCGGGTGCAGGAGGTCAACCTGACCTCCGTCTACCTCTGCTGCAAGGCGGCCATCCCCTACATGCGCGCCCAGGGCCGGGGCTCCATCATCAACACGGCCTCGTTCGTGGCCCGGATGGGGGCGGCGACCTCGCAGATCTCGTACACCGCGTCCAAGGGCGGGGTGCTGGCGATGTCCCGTGAGCTGGGGGTGCAGTTCGCCCGCGACGGCATCCGGGTCAACGCGCTCTGCCCGGGGCCGGTGAACACGCCGCTGCTCCAGGAGCTGTTCGCCAAGGACCCGGAGCGGGCCGCGCGGCGGCTGGTGCACATCCCGGTCGGGCGGTTCGCCGAGCCGACGGAGATCGCCGCCGCCGTGGCGTTCCTGGCGAGCGACGACTCCTCGTTCGTCAACGCGACGGACTTCCTGGTGGACGGCGGGATCGCCGGGGCGTACGTCACCCCGGTCTGA
- a CDS encoding Tellurium resistance protein terZ, with protein sequence MTINLSKGQQVSLTKSGGGELGVVRMGLGWKSAPRKGFLARLTARDIDLDASAVLFAGKEPQDVVFFQHLTSDDGSVQHTGDNRVGGAGEGGDDESIVVDLRRVPVHVDQIIFTVNSFTGQTFEEVEAAFCRLVDESNGQELARYTLTGGGRHTAQIMAKVQRAGSGWQMTAIGEAADGRTFQDLMPAVAQHL encoded by the coding sequence ATGACGATCAACCTCTCCAAGGGCCAGCAGGTCAGCCTCACCAAGTCCGGCGGCGGTGAACTCGGCGTCGTCCGGATGGGGCTGGGCTGGAAGTCCGCGCCCCGCAAGGGCTTCCTGGCCCGGCTGACCGCCCGTGACATCGACCTGGACGCCTCGGCCGTGCTCTTCGCGGGCAAGGAGCCCCAGGACGTCGTCTTCTTCCAGCATCTGACCAGCGACGACGGTTCGGTCCAGCACACCGGGGACAACCGGGTCGGCGGGGCGGGCGAGGGCGGCGACGACGAGTCCATCGTCGTCGACCTGCGGCGCGTGCCCGTCCACGTCGACCAGATCATCTTCACGGTCAACTCGTTCACCGGGCAGACCTTCGAGGAGGTCGAGGCCGCCTTCTGCCGCCTGGTCGACGAGAGCAACGGCCAGGAGCTCGCCCGGTACACGCTGACCGGCGGCGGGCGGCACACCGCGCAGATCATGGCGAAGGTCCAGCGGGCCGGTTCGGGGTGGCAGATGACGGCCATCGGCGAGGCGGCCGACGGGCGCACCTTCCAGGACCTGATGCCCGCCGTCGCGCAGCACCTGTAG
- a CDS encoding gamma-glutamyl-gamma-aminobutyrate hydrolase, whose translation MPRPVIGISTYQDPARWGVWEMPAVLLPAAYPRLVRAAGGLAVLLPPDEAEDAARETVAALDGVVIAGGADVEPVRYGADPDPRTGPPARERDAWELALIAAAIEQGVPLLGICRGMQLLNVALGGTLHQHLDGHTGGHAVFGGHPVDPVPGTVYAAAVPEQTTVPAYHHQAVDRLGTGLVASAHAPDGTVEALELPDHGSLVLGVQWHPEMGEDLRVMTALVDAARGRSRAPGARAGAEPAECGAG comes from the coding sequence ATGCCCCGGCCCGTCATCGGCATCAGCACCTACCAGGACCCCGCCCGCTGGGGCGTCTGGGAGATGCCCGCGGTGCTCCTTCCCGCCGCCTACCCCCGCCTGGTCCGGGCGGCGGGCGGACTGGCGGTGCTGCTGCCGCCGGACGAGGCCGAGGACGCGGCCCGGGAGACCGTGGCCGCGCTGGACGGGGTGGTGATCGCCGGGGGAGCGGATGTGGAACCCGTACGGTACGGAGCCGACCCCGACCCCCGTACGGGGCCTCCGGCCCGCGAGCGCGACGCCTGGGAGCTCGCCCTGATCGCGGCCGCGATCGAGCAGGGCGTCCCGCTGCTGGGCATCTGCCGGGGCATGCAGCTGCTGAACGTGGCCCTCGGCGGCACCCTGCACCAGCACCTGGACGGCCACACCGGGGGCCACGCCGTCTTCGGCGGGCACCCGGTGGACCCCGTGCCCGGCACGGTGTACGCGGCGGCCGTCCCCGAGCAGACCACGGTCCCCGCCTACCACCACCAGGCCGTCGACCGCCTGGGCACCGGCCTGGTCGCCTCCGCCCACGCCCCCGACGGAACGGTGGAGGCGCTGGAACTCCCGGACCACGGGAGCCTGGTGCTCGGGGTCCAGTGGCACCCGGAGATGGGCGAGGACCTCCGCGTGATGACCGCCCTCGTCGACGCGGCCCGCGGCCGCTCGCGCGCTCCCGGAGCCCGGGCGGGCGCCGAACCGGCGGAGTGCGGGGCGGGCTGA
- a CDS encoding aldehyde dehydrogenase: protein MSQHPAASALDVLNPATAEVIATVPAASAADVDAAVARAAAAQRPWAAAAPADRARLLRRFAATVDEHIEELARLEVREAGHTIGNARWEAGNVRDLLDYSAGGAERLLGRQIPVAGGIDFTVLEPLGVVGVIAPWNFPMPIAAWGLAPALAAGNAVLLKPAETTPLTALRLAELALEAGLPEGLFQVLPGEGPVAGSALVEHPGVAKIVFTGSTRTGKHIMTRCAERVKRLTLELGGKSPNIVFADADVAAAAAAAPMSFLDNAGQDCCARTRILVERSVYDAFLELLVPAVAAVVVGDPADEKTQMGPLISALQLERVRGFTDGVREADGVRAVLGSSPQGPGFWYPPTVLAGVAADAPVAVEEVFGPVAVVLPFDGEEEALRLANATDYGLAGSIWSQDIGRALRVGQGLRAGNLSVNSHSSVRYSTPFGGFKQSGLGRELGPDALAAFTETKNVFISTEA from the coding sequence GTGTCACAGCACCCCGCGGCGTCCGCCCTGGACGTCCTCAACCCGGCCACCGCCGAGGTCATCGCCACCGTCCCCGCCGCCTCCGCCGCCGATGTGGACGCGGCCGTCGCCCGCGCCGCCGCCGCGCAGCGCCCCTGGGCCGCCGCCGCGCCCGCCGACCGGGCCCGGCTGCTGCGCCGCTTCGCCGCCACCGTCGACGAACACATCGAGGAACTGGCCCGGTTGGAGGTCCGGGAGGCCGGGCACACCATCGGCAACGCCCGCTGGGAGGCGGGCAACGTCCGCGATCTCCTCGACTACAGCGCGGGCGGCGCGGAGCGGCTGCTCGGCCGGCAGATCCCGGTGGCGGGCGGCATCGACTTCACGGTCCTGGAGCCGCTCGGCGTCGTCGGTGTCATCGCCCCCTGGAACTTCCCGATGCCCATCGCCGCCTGGGGTCTGGCCCCGGCGCTCGCGGCGGGCAACGCCGTCCTCCTCAAGCCCGCCGAGACCACCCCGCTGACCGCTCTGCGGCTGGCCGAACTCGCCCTGGAGGCAGGGCTTCCCGAGGGGTTGTTCCAGGTGCTGCCCGGTGAGGGGCCGGTCGCCGGGAGCGCCCTGGTGGAGCACCCGGGCGTCGCGAAGATCGTGTTCACCGGCTCCACCCGGACCGGGAAGCACATCATGACCCGGTGCGCGGAGCGCGTGAAGCGCCTCACCCTCGAACTGGGCGGCAAGAGCCCGAACATCGTCTTCGCCGACGCCGATGTGGCGGCCGCGGCGGCGGCCGCCCCGATGTCCTTCCTGGACAACGCGGGCCAGGACTGCTGTGCCCGGACCCGGATTCTGGTCGAGCGGTCCGTGTACGACGCGTTCCTGGAGCTGCTCGTCCCGGCCGTCGCCGCCGTGGTGGTGGGCGACCCGGCCGACGAGAAGACGCAGATGGGCCCGCTGATCTCGGCCCTCCAGCTGGAGCGGGTGCGGGGCTTCACCGACGGGGTGCGGGAAGCCGACGGCGTACGGGCCGTTCTCGGCAGCTCCCCCCAGGGGCCCGGGTTCTGGTATCCGCCGACCGTGCTCGCCGGGGTGGCGGCCGATGCCCCAGTGGCCGTCGAGGAGGTCTTCGGGCCGGTCGCCGTGGTCCTGCCGTTCGACGGCGAGGAGGAGGCGCTGCGCCTGGCGAACGCCACCGACTACGGGCTCGCGGGGTCGATCTGGTCCCAGGACATCGGGCGCGCGCTCCGCGTGGGCCAGGGGCTGCGGGCGGGGAACCTCTCCGTCAACTCGCATTCCAGCGTGCGCTATTCGACCCCCTTCGGCGGTTTCAAGCAGTCGGGTCTGGGCCGTGAGCTCGGTCCCGACGCCCTGGCCGCCTTCACCGAAACCAAGAACGTCTTCATCAGCACGGAGGCATGA
- a CDS encoding chemical-damaging agent resistance protein C: MGVSLAKGGNVSLTKEAPGLTAILVGLGWDVRTTTGTDYDLDASALLCDESGKVLSNEHFVFYNNLKSPDGSVEHTGDNLTGEGEGDDEIVKVDLSAVPGTVAKIVFPVSIHDAESRGQSFGQVRNAYIRVVNQAGGAEIARYDLSEDASTETAMVFGELYRHGAEWKFRAVGQGYASGLSGIVADFGVGL; this comes from the coding sequence ATGGGCGTGAGCCTGGCCAAGGGCGGAAATGTCTCGCTGACCAAGGAGGCCCCGGGGCTGACCGCCATTCTCGTCGGCCTCGGCTGGGACGTCCGTACGACGACCGGCACCGACTACGACCTCGACGCCAGCGCGCTGCTCTGCGACGAGTCGGGCAAGGTCCTCTCCAACGAGCACTTCGTCTTCTACAACAACCTGAAGAGCCCGGACGGTTCGGTCGAGCACACCGGGGACAACCTCACCGGTGAGGGCGAGGGGGACGACGAGATCGTCAAGGTCGACCTCTCCGCCGTGCCGGGGACCGTCGCCAAGATCGTGTTCCCCGTCTCGATCCACGATGCGGAGAGCCGGGGCCAGAGCTTCGGCCAGGTCCGCAACGCGTACATCCGCGTGGTGAACCAGGCGGGCGGTGCGGAGATCGCCCGCTACGACCTCAGCGAGGACGCCTCGACCGAGACGGCGATGGTCTTCGGCGAGCTGTACCGGCACGGCGCGGAGTGGAAGTTCCGTGCGGTCGGGCAGGGTTACGCCTCCGGGCTGAGCGGCATCGTCGCCGACTTCGGCGTCGGTCTCTGA
- a CDS encoding glutamine synthetase, which produces MADRTSPLTVDELRSRVADGSIDTVVLAFPDMQGRLQGKRFAAGFFLDEVLEHGTEGCNYLLAVDTEMRTVDGYAMSSWENGYGDFGMVPDPATLRPVPWHEGTALVIADLAWHDGGPVVAAPRQILRRQLDRLAALGYTAQVGTELEFIVFRDSYEEAWDRDYRGLTPANQYNIDYSILGTGRIEPLLRRIRNEMQQAGLTVESAKGECNPGQHEIVFRYDEALTTCDQHAVYKTGAKEIAAQEGVSLTFMAKYDEREGNSCHIHLSLTDENGENAMAGDGPDGMSELMRHFLAGQLAALRDFSLLYAPNINSYKRFQPGSFAPTAVAWGVDNRTCALRVVGHGRSMRFENRLPGGDVNPHLAVAGLVAAGLYGVEHRLPLPEACTGNAYTSAYDQVPTTLREAAELWEASPIAKEAFGEEVVAHYLNMAKVELAAYDSAVTDWELRRSFERL; this is translated from the coding sequence GTGGCAGACCGCACATCCCCGCTCACCGTCGACGAGCTCCGCTCACGCGTCGCGGACGGCTCGATAGACACGGTGGTGCTGGCCTTCCCCGATATGCAGGGCCGGCTCCAGGGGAAGCGGTTCGCCGCCGGGTTCTTCCTCGACGAGGTGCTGGAGCACGGTACCGAGGGCTGCAACTACCTGCTGGCCGTGGACACCGAGATGCGTACGGTCGACGGTTACGCGATGTCCTCGTGGGAGAACGGCTACGGCGACTTCGGCATGGTCCCCGACCCCGCCACGCTCCGCCCGGTCCCCTGGCACGAGGGCACCGCCCTGGTGATCGCCGACCTCGCCTGGCACGACGGCGGCCCGGTCGTCGCGGCACCGCGCCAGATCCTGCGGCGCCAGCTCGACCGGCTGGCCGCGCTCGGCTACACCGCCCAGGTCGGCACGGAGCTGGAGTTCATCGTCTTCCGGGACAGTTACGAGGAGGCATGGGACCGCGACTACCGCGGGCTGACCCCGGCCAACCAGTACAACATCGACTACTCCATCCTCGGCACCGGCCGGATCGAACCGCTGCTGCGCCGCATCCGCAACGAGATGCAGCAGGCGGGGCTGACCGTCGAGTCGGCCAAGGGCGAGTGCAACCCCGGCCAGCACGAGATCGTCTTCCGCTACGACGAGGCGCTGACCACCTGCGACCAGCACGCCGTCTACAAGACGGGCGCCAAGGAGATCGCGGCCCAGGAGGGCGTCTCGCTGACCTTCATGGCCAAGTACGACGAGCGCGAGGGCAACTCCTGTCATATCCATCTCTCCCTCACCGACGAGAACGGTGAGAACGCGATGGCGGGCGACGGGCCGGACGGGATGTCCGAGCTGATGCGCCACTTCCTGGCCGGTCAGCTCGCCGCCCTGCGCGACTTCTCCCTCCTCTACGCGCCCAACATCAACTCCTACAAACGCTTCCAGCCCGGCTCGTTCGCCCCCACCGCCGTCGCCTGGGGCGTGGACAACCGCACCTGCGCGCTGCGGGTCGTCGGCCACGGCCGGTCCATGCGCTTCGAGAACCGGCTGCCCGGCGGGGACGTCAACCCGCACCTCGCCGTGGCCGGACTGGTCGCCGCCGGACTGTACGGGGTCGAGCACCGGCTGCCGTTGCCGGAGGCGTGTACGGGCAACGCCTACACCTCCGCGTACGACCAGGTGCCCACGACCCTGCGCGAGGCCGCCGAGCTGTGGGAGGCCAGCCCCATCGCGAAGGAGGCGTTCGGCGAGGAGGTCGTCGCGCACTACCTGAACATGGCGAAGGTCGAACTCGCCGCCTACGACTCCGCGGTGACGGACTGGGAGCTGCGCCGCTCCTTCGAACGCCTCTGA